A genomic region of Xanthomonas fragariae contains the following coding sequences:
- a CDS encoding TonB-dependent siderophore receptor has product MRSTLLTTALVAALAVPSLSAFAQRITTLPTVTDLDGLDVIGRAQTLYKSEDAAVATRTDTPLALVPQSVQVLPRELIDDQAARQITDLYRSISGISFFSYAGVTLRGFRQENVLYDGLRGDPYAGFSVPQLFNIERVEVLKGPAGALYGGGEPGGVINYVTRKPGHQAARRVELQVGNQSFGAASFEATGPAREDGRIRYRIGAYADGEDGFRWNTDSQSQIGDASVAIDIGQTGELTLQYTDITQNLDGNRLRGVPVDDDGNFLTDHRWNHNEPTDFLDMRAKVAFAQYRFAPSSVWDVDMAVRWFKNNEHQIYHEPMGLIDRDGDGTAEWMTRQLRNQFRDNDAISSNVNSVFRTSTGTIKHKLLMGADYYRLDADFRAQTANTADTGRTRGSVLGIDLFNPVYGLSGFYDDGLDNLPWRATSTRSERYGAYLQDELTLTSRWYAMAGLRWDGFKDDNLFDGSRVTGNDLSWRVGSTFVLREGINTYASYASGFLPQDAANQDGSVGGPFNPERSKQWEVGVKTALNDGGLTLNTALYRIERSNIVQANGSSVDGVNQLSALGLVRSEGLEMDLLADLTERWVLNLTYAGNDARVLDAGTNGITNASGDRFANAPRNTFGLWTRYDLRAWRSAFAFGAAYVGERVGLDGQRVKPYAIYDISWQTQWNAWKLQINIKNLFDKVYAVSGFNTRAGHFPGEPRRIYAQLAYSF; this is encoded by the coding sequence ATGCGCTCCACGCTTCTTACCACCGCGCTCGTCGCTGCGCTCGCTGTCCCCTCCCTGTCTGCTTTCGCTCAGCGCATCACCACGCTACCTACCGTCACCGACCTGGATGGCCTTGACGTCATAGGGCGCGCGCAGACGCTCTACAAATCGGAGGATGCGGCAGTGGCCACGCGTACCGATACGCCGCTTGCGCTGGTGCCGCAGTCGGTGCAGGTGCTGCCGCGTGAGTTGATCGACGACCAGGCCGCACGCCAGATCACCGATCTGTATCGCAGCATCAGCGGCATCAGTTTTTTCAGCTATGCCGGCGTGACCTTGCGCGGATTCCGCCAGGAAAACGTGTTGTACGACGGTCTGCGCGGCGACCCGTATGCCGGCTTCTCGGTGCCGCAGTTGTTCAACATCGAACGCGTGGAAGTGCTCAAGGGCCCGGCCGGTGCGCTGTACGGCGGCGGCGAACCGGGTGGCGTGATCAACTACGTGACCCGCAAACCCGGTCATCAGGCCGCACGGCGAGTGGAACTGCAAGTGGGCAATCAGTCCTTCGGTGCAGCCTCATTCGAAGCGACTGGCCCTGCGCGCGAAGACGGCCGCATCCGTTACCGCATCGGTGCCTATGCCGATGGCGAGGATGGCTTTCGCTGGAACACCGATAGCCAGAGCCAGATCGGCGATGCCTCGGTGGCAATCGATATCGGCCAAACCGGCGAGCTTACCTTGCAATACACCGATATCACCCAGAACCTGGACGGCAATCGGCTGCGTGGCGTGCCGGTGGACGATGATGGCAACTTTCTCACCGACCATCGCTGGAACCACAACGAACCCACCGATTTCCTCGACATGCGCGCCAAGGTCGCGTTCGCGCAGTATCGCTTTGCGCCTTCCAGCGTGTGGGATGTGGACATGGCGGTGCGCTGGTTCAAGAACAACGAGCATCAGATCTATCATGAGCCGATGGGCTTGATCGATCGCGATGGCGACGGTACCGCCGAGTGGATGACACGGCAGTTGCGCAATCAATTCCGCGACAACGATGCGATCTCCAGCAACGTCAATTCGGTGTTTCGCACCAGCACCGGCACGATCAAGCACAAGCTGCTGATGGGTGCGGACTACTATCGGTTGGACGCAGATTTCCGTGCGCAAACCGCCAATACCGCAGACACCGGGCGCACCCGCGGGTCGGTGCTGGGCATCGATCTGTTCAATCCGGTGTACGGGCTTAGCGGCTTTTACGACGATGGCCTAGACAACCTGCCCTGGCGCGCCACCAGTACGCGTAGTGAGCGTTATGGCGCGTATCTGCAGGACGAACTCACGCTGACGTCGCGCTGGTATGCGATGGCAGGGCTGCGTTGGGACGGCTTCAAGGACGACAATTTATTTGATGGCTCGCGTGTCACCGGCAACGATCTCAGCTGGCGTGTGGGTAGCACCTTCGTGCTGCGCGAAGGCATCAACACCTACGCGAGTTACGCCAGCGGTTTCCTGCCGCAGGATGCCGCCAATCAGGACGGCAGCGTCGGCGGGCCCTTCAATCCGGAACGCAGCAAGCAGTGGGAAGTCGGCGTGAAGACCGCGCTCAACGATGGCGGGCTCACGCTCAACACCGCGCTGTATCGCATCGAGCGCAGCAATATCGTGCAAGCCAACGGCAGTAGTGTGGATGGCGTCAATCAACTCTCCGCACTCGGTCTGGTCCGCAGCGAAGGCCTGGAAATGGACTTGCTGGCCGACCTGACCGAGCGTTGGGTGCTCAACCTGACCTACGCCGGCAATGATGCACGGGTGCTCGATGCTGGCACCAACGGCATCACCAATGCGTCCGGCGATCGCTTCGCCAATGCACCGCGTAATACATTCGGTCTGTGGACGCGCTACGACCTGCGGGCTTGGCGCTCGGCGTTTGCGTTTGGTGCCGCTTACGTGGGCGAACGCGTCGGCCTGGATGGTCAGCGCGTCAAGCCGTATGCAATCTACGACATCAGCTGGCAAACGCAGTGGAATGCATGGAAGCTGCAGATCAACATCAAGAATCTTTTCGACAAGGTCTACGCGGTGAGCGGTTTCAATACACGTGCAGGACACTTCCCGGGCGAGCCGCGACGCATCTACGCACAGTTGGCATACAGTTTCTGA